Genomic DNA from Brassica rapa cultivar Chiifu-401-42 chromosome A04, CAAS_Brap_v3.01, whole genome shotgun sequence:
gttttttatcttaaaaatatcattaaaatataaattaaaagttattcaaagaaaacatactacaaaatatcattggttacacagtttttgataaagtgaAAAAGTGCATTgatatatgaaaacatcatctatattgaaacataaaaaactcactaaaacatcatctattttgaaacggagggagtacaatttttcataaacgtgattttaaatctatactattttatctcgttctctctctctctctcactctctctctctctctctctctttctaccATCCCCGCCGCttcctctttctcctttgcGTGGGGAAAGAGAACGTTATccatattcatataaaattgaCACAGATATCAATGCATGGCTATATTCTTAATAAATGGAGTTGTTATGAATATTAAGGAAAATGACCCTAATAATATCTGATACAAGGTGGTAATTATTGTAATCAATAAAATTAGAATTATTGTTATCGATTAGTTTTCAGCATGATGTTGTCTTGTAGTATTTTTGCATGTCTCGTATATGTAagatacataaatatattatttatcacAATTATATAGTAATAATTCTTTTATATTACTAATAAATGATTACTTGtgtaaataaatatgtattttaaaatccCCAGATTATATCAAAGTGTTGATATGGATTTAGATATGCTTGATTTAGTTAAATcagttttgaataaaaaaagcTTTGATAATTTTAATTCTTAATTTGATTAGAATTAAAATTAAGATTATCTAAGAATAATTCATAATTTATTtagattaaaattaatttaattattttaattcaattaAAATGCATATAAGATATgcattagttattttttttatatcccTCAGACTATATTTGtgaagtgattttgccacatgttctttctacaatcaatttcacaaaacaaatatgacatggctactgaaattgatgacatgtatTATAGCTTAATATGACATGGATAATTGcatttaatgtcaatttatatttttggaaatttttttagaatatggaaataactcataaatcaccattaaactaaatatattcaaatatggaattataaatttcgaaatataatttaattatatatttttaaattataaaattttattactaaaattttcaaaaatgtatacaattttttagaaaattataaaaatttaatcgtaaaatcattattttctaatatatctacaaattttataaatattatttagttttaatttttggtaattatgcaaattttacaaatttatttaatatatttaattaaaataaatagatagcaaatctatctaagattataatttcaaatatatacatgcatattcttAAAATACAAAGCTCCATTTCAAACActaacttaaattatggtttttttatttcacattaagttttaaaatataatatatgtgattatttatatgattatacatataaaatactatcAATTCTATGATTATtcatatgatggtacatataaaatacgattaattatacgATGACACAATAGTGACATAAATGGCTGAAACAGTCGAAGATAGAATGGTGGAGTTCTGGCACATAACACCTTTTTAATAGAATAATGACATTgtgcaaaaaaaataatcaaaattgtCTTTTTGTAGGTACAAATGTAGTTTGGGATGCACGGAAGCACCATCAGTTGACAATGGTGTTGGTCTGATGAAATAAATAGAGAACCGAGTTGGTATTTTATAATAAACTGGCGGTTGGTAAGAGTGAATATAGAACAATCTTTAGTTGAAATTGGTGTTGGTCTGATCAAATAAAGTGAGAACCGAATGGGTATGTTTTAATAAATTGGCGGTTAGTAAGAGTTTGAACATAGAACAATagacatattttaaaaatcatgtCGGACGAAATAGTTAGACCAGTGgcattttatgtaaattttctAGTAATGAAAGGAAATTTAAATAATTGGGCTGAGAAGGACAATTAGTTTGATACGTCAGCAAAATTACACTGTTGTAATTAaagtagaaaacaaaaattactcCATAGtaatgtttctctattaataaGTAAGAGATTTATAAGGTCATAATGCATGTGACTTGACTTACTATAATTAAACCGTACCATTCTCTGTTGTATTAATCATTTAACCTTACCGTGTGGTCTGTATATGTGTATGAAAGATATATACATGACCAGTAGCGGCCCTGGTAGGAAACAGAGGAAGCATAAGCTTCCAGCcgtttttaaaatacataacttatcggcctttatttttttaaaagtttcatTAGTTCAACCGAGAAAACATGCAGAGTAAGTAAGTGGCTGTCATGGTTTCAATTCTTTGAAACTGCAAATGTTTTCcttgtttttataatttatttcggcccaaatttttttttaagcttCCGGCCCAATGTTTTTTCAGAAGTTTCAGGGCCGGGCCTCATGACAACCATTGCATCACTATGAATTCACAGACAAATAATTGGTGTATATTATTAGTCACTAGGTCAGTTGGATTTGGTGATGTGTTTTGCTAAAAAATTGTGGGTACAAAGTTAATGATAGGTTTACAAGTTTGATTTTCTTCGATTTTAATGTGATGTTTGGGGAATTTTCTAAAGAAGTCAACATTTTTAAGAGGAAATAAAGTGGGTTGCATAATTTGAGAGGGAATAATAACAAACTATAAAATCAACATATTTAGTCACAGCATTTCTTATAAAGAACCCATTATTAAGGCTTACTATTTGACAGTGCATGTATTTACTATGATAATACATTTGTTTTACTATGTAATAAAATTTAGACGAGAAAAGACTGTCTTAGCCTGAGGTGAAGAGCTGATTACCCAGCACTAACGGGCGTCCAGTCGGCTATATCGAACGGCGTGCAAGTTTCTTTGTTTGGCAGGTTTGATGATGAGGAACCAATCACAAAACGATTTCGAATGACGAAAGAACCAGGACGTTCAGGCTGATTCATCTCTGTTTTATCGCTTGTGAGCATCAACATAACAGACGACATCAGCGGTCTATTATCTTTACTTTCTTGAACACACAGGAGACCAATATGGATGCATCTTAGAACCTCACTTGGTCGAAATGTTGATGAGGAATCAACGATAACAGGATCTACAATATCGAGCCCTTTTCCTTCCAACCAGAGCTTCCATatctgttcaaaaaaaaaaacccaaagcattttgatcaatcagaaaaaaagaaaagaacaataGAACTTGATTTGTCAGACTCACATAGAAAAGAAGGCTTTCTTCGTTGTAGTATAAGAATTCGTTGTTTCTCTTTCCAGCGATTATCTCGAGAAGCAAGACTCCAAAACTGAAAACGTCTGATTTGACAGAGCATATCCTATCTATCGCGTATTCGGGAGGCATATAGCCGCTGAGTAACCAAACAGTAAACACACTTGTGAGACTTAAAAAGCAGAATGATAttctatatttctatatattcCAAAATGTTGGCGGTGGTGCTTACAAAGTTCCGACCATATTCGTTGTACTAGTAGCTTCTGTCTCATCCCTTGCAAATAGCTTAGCCATCCCGAAGTCGGAGATTTTTGGTACCATATCTTTGTCAAGCAAGATGTTGCTCGGTTTCAGGTCCCTGTGGAGGATCCGATACCGAGAATCTTGATGAAGATATAAAAGTCCCCGAGCAATACCATTAGTTATATCCCATCGCTTCTCCCAATCAATCTTATAGCTTTTGGTTTTGTCTACAAAATCAAAtccaaattaattttaattttagttccAAATAATAAGCATTCAACTTTAGTATACACTTAGTttgtagaaaaagaaaaaaagaaagtacCGAAAATATACGTATCGAGACTGGAATTCTCCATTAGTTCAAAGAGTAGAATCATCTCCTCTCCCTCAAAGCAGTATCCGAGTAGCTGGACGAGGTTGACATGTTGAACGCTGGCGATCAAATTCACCTCGTTGGTGAAACCTTCGATCCCATGAGCTGATCTCACCAACAGCCTTTTAGCTGCGATTGCTTGCCCGTCTGGTAAAATCCCCTGTTTCCAGTTACCACGTACGTGTTATATATAAGTTTCAGGGAGTTTAGCTTAGCCCagtaatatattttctatatacgTTTATACCTTGTAAACAATACCGTAACCACCTTTTCCTATCTTGTTGCAATCAGAAAAGTTTTCTGTGGCCTTGACAACCTTTACTAGCTCCATCGGTACACATTGTAAATTCcctatatatgtattaattatGATCATTTAAAACCTTTTTATCTATTCAGAcagaagataaaaataaaattaagaaagatAATCTCAGGAATACCAATAGGTGGTGCAACGGTTCTTGTTGGaatcctcttctttcttttccagAAACAGAACAATATGAAAATGACACCCAGAAGAAACACAATGCAGATTCCAATAATCAACATTATGCTTTTTGCACTCATTTTTcttgtatttttgtttgaatttgTCACCGCTAAAGAAACAAGTAAAAGAATCCAAGTTAAAATTAATGATagattataaaatgaaaacatatcTACATTCTATCTTTCTTTTTAGCATAACTTACATATATCAGTGGCAGCCAATCTAACAAATAGATCTTGACCGGCAATCATGCTCTTCCGAAGATCGAGGATTTCTCCCACCCAAATCACACAGCTATTTTGCATATCCGGGTTAGCAAATGCAGTACAATTGCAATTCCTATTGCACTTTTCTTTGCATTCCTTCAACCCAATAGTCATGTCCACAATAGACTTTGTAATATCCGGCAACTTCATTTTCCTAAGCTTCTCAAACCCATCTCCAGAGCAATTCAACTTAGTCTTCCTCATACACCCACCTGTCCAGTCTTGAAAACCCCATGCTTCTTGGTCTCTCGGCTTAAATCCATGAATGCAACCACAGATTCGTGATCTGCTTGTATCACATATACCATTAGGTCCACATTTGTTGTATAACCCGCATGCATCATGCGGTAAAATACGATCTACGCGTTTCCACAATTGTTGTGGTTTTGGAACCCAAGTTGACCGCTTCAACACGCCGTTGTAGGACAATCTCAATATGGAAAAGAAGGTTTTATTAGTGACAGTGAAGAAATATGTGGCCTCTTCTCTGGTTACGGTAATGTTGTACGTCACGTAGGTGAAATTTCCACTCTCATTTTTAATCTTCCAGGGTTCACTCCGGAATGTTGGCAGACCCTTCTTCCGAGTGACACTCTGCACGAGCTCATGACGTTCCACTCCATAGGTGAATTCTCCTGATGACGGATCATCCGAGCTTCTCCAAGATTCCAAGACCCTATTTATATTCGATTTGGCATCAAACCCTAGTTTCATATTGGACACTAAAGCATCCGTCGGAAAATCGAAACTCTGCCACAAACACCCAGTTGATGAGTCGTTGTTGAAGTACCTTAACACGAAGTTCCCACTGTCAAGAAGCTCTCCAGTCACTAGTGATTTCATGAGATTTGTGCTAGTCCTATTGGTCCACCAGACGCGGGTACCGTGTTGATCAAGGAGTACCAGGTTGGTATCCAAGATTTTGAGGGTTCCTACGGGCTTCGACATTGGGTTGTCTCTATTCGCAACCCATACGACTTCCTGAGGAAACCTGTGGTGCCATATGCCGAGATACCAGCGGTCAGCTACTCCGGAAGTTGTCGACGGTTTAAAGAAACCAAACACAAAGACTTTTTCTGGGGACAAGATGTTTCTTCGAGTAGATATCTTAAACGGCTCTGTCGATACAATTTTCGAATCATATTTTGAGGAAAGATGGAGAACTAAGATGAAGAAAAAACGTACCttcatctctctttttctttttttgtttacttttgtGTTGTTTAGTCATTGacggtatatatatttttgttctacACTAAGTTCAGTTGACCATATACGCTTTGAATTTTCACAATATTGCTTTGACTTTTACAATCTGTCTATTAATTTGAACACAAATGATAGCAAAACTACATGTGCAATTAATTTAACTATTCAGGAAAAAGCATAGCATATGAAGTCCTTGACTAATCGAACAAACTCCACATCGATGATATCAAAACATGATCCTCTATTTTAGGTCATGCAAACCTATGTTTGCCGGGAGACGCGGATGCTCCTTAGTGTTTGGCCATCCCGAGAAAATTCACTGCTTTCTAAAACTTCTTAAGGAGAaccatttttattaaaatatcagtaaaatttagtgttttgtttatggcgttaaaaatattttttaaaaaaaaaactttagcaattactgttatttttaattatttttgtccaagtattttagggtttaggatcaAGGGTTTAGTATTTTCAAGATTTAGTGTCTAGTGTtttaatttagggtttaggttttatcCAAAGTTTAGGATATttcaagggtttagagtttagtattttgctgacggcgataaaaatatttttaaaaaattctttttttacaactactactatttttatttattttacctttttatattaaaaatataatat
This window encodes:
- the LOC117133620 gene encoding receptor-like serine/threonine-protein kinase SD1-8, which translates into the protein MKVRFFFILVLHLSSKYDSKIVSTEPFKISTRRNILSPEKVFVFGFFKPSTTSGVADRWYLGIWHHRFPQEVVWVANRDNPMSKPVGTLKILDTNLVLLDQHGTRVWWTNRTSTNLMKSLVTGELLDSGNFVLRYFNNDSSTGCLWQSFDFPTDALVSNMKLGFDAKSNINRVLESWRSSDDPSSGEFTYGVERHELVQSVTRKKGLPTFRSEPWKIKNESGNFTYVTYNITVTREEATYFFTVTNKTFFSILRLSYNGVLKRSTWVPKPQQLWKRVDRILPHDACGLYNKCGPNGICDTSRSRICGCIHGFKPRDQEAWGFQDWTGGCMRKTKLNCSGDGFEKLRKMKLPDITKSIVDMTIGLKECKEKCNRNCNCTAFANPDMQNSCVIWVGEILDLRKSMIAGQDLFVRLAATDISVTNSNKNTRKMSAKSIMLIIGICIVFLLGVIFILFCFWKRKKRIPTRTVAPPIGNLQCVPMELVKVVKATENFSDCNKIGKGGYGIVYKGILPDGQAIAAKRLLVRSAHGIEGFTNEVNLIASVQHVNLVQLLGYCFEGEEMILLFELMENSSLDTYIFDKTKSYKIDWEKRWDITNGIARGLLYLHQDSRYRILHRDLKPSNILLDKDMVPKISDFGMAKLFARDETEATSTTNMVGTFGYMPPEYAIDRICSVKSDVFSFGVLLLEIIAGKRNNEFLYYNEESLLFYIWKLWLEGKGLDIVDPVIVDSSSTFRPSEVLRCIHIGLLCVQESKDNRPLMSSVMLMLTSDKTEMNQPERPGSFVIRNRFVIGSSSSNLPNKETCTPFDIADWTPVSAG